The Pseudorasbora parva isolate DD20220531a chromosome 21, ASM2467924v1, whole genome shotgun sequence sequence TATGATAATCAACCACAATTCCCATTTAAATGCTAAACACAATCTAATGACTGTGATGTATGGGGgaaattatgtattatttaaatagtaaaGTAATAACTAGTGCTATCAAACCGATTAATCACACCTAacataaaactatatatatatagtgtgtgtacACATATTGTATCACATATTGTACATTTATATTAAcataacttttattttacattaatagcaattcatttGCAATAGTGATTATCTATTTGTATCAGTGATTTTAATTTATAACGATTTAGTGAGAAATAAGTgatttagttaataaaaatatcacaaagcaaaatgtaatttcttttatatatatttatatattattttaatgcgaaagtatttatttttgtatgtattttaaaatatttttgttttggtgAGACATGACACGGAAAAGTTTTTATCCATATCTGAGCAGCGTATTACATTTTGTATAAGGGGTTTgtgctataaaaaaaatgtaatgtaaatgtaatgtaagaTGTTTAGAGAATAGGGAACATTCAGAGTGTGTGTTTCATATTATGAGAGTATCAAAACATGCAATTGTGTGCACAGGAGAATATGCTTATGAAGGTGTGTGATGTTATTAATAGGAAGCGTTTTAAATGATGCTCAATTAAAATGAATTGTTTGGTCTGCAGTCCTGGGCGgggtgtgtcagtgtgtgtcggATGATTATTGGGTTAGCACGGAAACTCAGCCGAAGTCTGCAGCGCTTCAGTTTTGTGCCAGAGGTTAATTTACTCTCGATCCATAAAGCTTCTTAACCTTTCAGACACTGGCTCCAGCTGAATTTCAGATGCCTGAGGCGCTCCTGTGGGGTGGTCGTCATGGCGACCGGTTGGGTTTGTGTCCTCCCTCCCGTAGGGAAGATCCAGTTTCACAGTGACTCGTCTTTCAGGGAGAAGCTGATGGCACCGTCAAACTGCTTCATTATGAGATTAAACCTAATCATTTCAGTTTCAACTCATAAtgaaacaaagcaaaacaacAATGAAATATGATTATCACTGCACtgttaaaaaaatcaattgaacattttcaagtgactaATCACATTGAAATTCAGTTGGGCGGATTGCATTTCTGTtatttaaattgcatcaattcacagaatttcaattcagcCGACTGAagaatttagatgtgatcactcactagaaaattttcaattggagatttttatttttttacagtgtaaatacaATATCCTCTGTCCAGTAAGGTCTCATCTGTTAATGTATTAGCTAGGATCAATAAGCATTTGTTAATCTTTGGCACTTTTAGTTAATAAATGCAGTCGGTTTATTCACGTTAACTAATGTAAAGAGAAACTTTGATTTTAAGAGAATGATGAAATCTGGAacaatacactctaaaaaattcttggtaaaaaacaacccaatgttgggtcaaatatggactaagccagcaattgggttgttttaagcaaatatttaacctaaCTGCAACTTTAAGACAACCCacttgctgggttagtccatatttgacccaacattgggttaaaacaacccagcattttttagagtgtatacaaCATCTGAGTTAATATTAACTAGCAAACGGATCGGTATTGTCCAAAAACAGTTTAATATCATTAATAACACAAAAacataatcctaaatgtgtgttgatcatcagatcctcatctgagaatgattagtgaaggatcatgtgacactgaagactggagtaatgatgataaattcagctttgatcacaggaataaattacactttactatatattcacacagagaacagatgatttagactggaggaatattacacaattttacagttttttccgACACAttcacatgtgtgtgtgtgtccttgtttacattacattgtggggaccaaatgtctcCATAAGGgcagtaaaacctgagatcaccagccagtggtccccacttttcaaaaggcttataaatcatacaggatgagtttttttgagaaagttaaaatgcagaatgtttacaTTGACGGgtcggtttaggggcagtgtgtgtgtgtgtgtgtgtgtgtgtgtgtgtgtgtgtgtgtgtgtgtgtgtgtgtgtgtgtgtgtgtgtgtgtgtgtgtgtgtgttagtgtgtgttagtgtgtgtgtgtgtgtgtgtgtgtgtgtgtgtgtgtgtacgtgcgtgtgtgtgtgtgtgtgtgtgtggtggggtgtaggtaggtttaggggcaggggcagtgtaggaggatagaacgtacagtttgtacggtataaaaaacattacgtctatggagagtccccacaaagattgaaccagacgtgtgtgtgtgtgtgtgtgtgtgtgtgtgtgtgtgtgtgtgtgatgccttGTATCTCAGGGATGTTCTTGTGTTTCAGGGTTCCTGCTGTTGGGTTCGTCTCAGCCAGTGTGTGTTCTGCTGGGTCTGCTGATCATGGGCGTGGCTCACGCGGTCATCACCGttaaaggcacacacctgtccaGCCACGGCGCGCTCAGCGAGTCTCCGGCCTGGGCCGACTTCTGGGCCGTCTTCTTCATCGAAGTGAGAGCCAATATCCACGACATATTCATAACCAGTTTAATGAATCATCAGAGTGAGCGAAGGGACAGCGAAGCACCAGGATACAGAAAACATACAGTGGTTTTACCAttgcatacactctaaaaaatgctgggttgttataacccaatgttgggtcaaatatggactaactcagcaattgggttaaatatttgcttaagacaacccaatcgttgggttaaaccaatccaactgctgggttagtccatatttgacccaacattgggttgctatttacccagaatttttttgagtgtatagtATTTAATTCCtttccatttttcaaaatggtGTTTAAAGTGTGCAGCCGCATGAACACAGCAAAAGAACGGAAAGAATTTAACTGATGAATTCTTCGTGATTAACTTTGAGATTAAGAGGATTTGGGCTCTTTTACATTCTTGAGAGGATGGAAACTGTAAATGAGTTATAATGTTGATCATCATAGTAACATGTGCACTCATAAACTGGCCAAGAGTCCGAGACGACTGCTGGAAATATTACATTTGAGCATTTATTctgcaaattatttttttttagcacagTTACATTACTGTTACAAATCAATTACATTACTAAATAATTCAATAtactaatattttatttgataataatgtaattcaatataaataataaatattaaattatattataatataataatattaaaataacttatatttaattatattattcaattcaaatattaaataattacatttaataatgtCCATACATTTAATGAAATGCAGCTTAAACAAATTAAGTGAATGTacatatctatatatttttcttttcttttttttcttcagaaaagcttttaactgttatgtgttggttgattgtttgtattattctatatttttaattgttaatcattttttgtgatatttttttccttttccattgttgcaatttgagattcttcggaatgaaaaagtgcgttataaaatatatatatatggcacaACAGTTTGagagaaattattcaattaaattaattatcaaataattcaatgtttaatttaaattaaatattaagatGATTAAATTATCCTTTAATTTGATAATTTAATTCAATATAAATGACAAATAATagcttatttaattaaaatggtaaattacagtatttaataataatttttgttttattaaattgcagcttaaaaaaataaataactgttcaattcacaaaaaatacaaatgattAACTTGTAGATAATATGCCAAAAGGCAataatttaaatactttattattaaataagttAAATTCAATTATATTGCATTAACATTAACTTAAACAATATGTATCagcttatttaattaaaataataagttacaatttatttacttaattaataatgtaaatatttcaatttaataattttattaaatgattaaattaaaaatgcagtttaAACAAATAAAGTAATATGCCATATTATTATCTACAACCTTATctacattcatatatatatatataaaagtacataatttaatataaatactacattttaaatgtaataatgtagataatttaattatattgagtattttattgagtattttaatttaatatttaaagggatagttgacccaaaaatgtaaattctgtcatactCTCGCTCATGttcttccaaacctgtatgagtttctttcttctgccgAACACAAAACAGTTACAGACGGGTTATCAGATGTGTTGATAGTATTTTTGACTTCACAGTATGAAAGTCAGTGGAgcagatgacagaattttacaaAACACAGAATAGgtgtactatccctttaaatcaaaTGATTATGTGAAATCGTTAAATTATCCAGCATGTTCCAAAGAGCTTCAGTCTCTGCAAAGAGTCACATGATCACTCATTTGATAAGTCACCTAGAAATGGTGCACAATTTTTTGCTTCTAAATCCCCGAACTGTAACGTGGTCTCGTCTGTCCTCGTCTGTCAGGTGTGCGGCTCGTTTTCGGCGCGGGCCGGAGTTCAGGGTCACATTAAGATGCATCACGCTCACACCAATGTGATCGGCCTTGGAGACTCCAGCACCTGGAAGATGCCATTCCTGCCTCGGTCCGTCTATCTGTTCATCGCACCGCTGGCCGTGCCCATCATCACACCAATCGTGGCTGTCGGTGAGCGCAGATCAAGCTAAATGGTGTCTGACTTTTCATTTGGGGGAGAACTAGCAGTGATTTTGTTGGATCTTTACTTTCAatctgcgtcccaattcgcctacttatactacgacCTTATAGTATGTTTAGAAAAAGttcatacttttgagtgtgtagcagaagagtatgcaagcttcgggacatactcaAGCCGCAACCTCccacgatctctcttgaagccaatatggaagtaatgtaaactgcaattcctcaactggccactagagcggctccagaaggagcagaatctcattgagccccatgttaaaatgcccaactttacagcagaaaacaacatgtttacagcctgggacaaattgtggttttgctctatacggctaattttgcccttcatgacaactgtgaggggggtgaatttttttataactccttcgtttacgttatataaagccttaaagttctgcataattaagggtgtggccactttgagtggcaggtggatagccatttatccgccttctatagtcattgcgtcacctcagctccgcccacatcccgcctctttgcccattttctgttatccgggagtgacacgtgaAGATgcgctcgcaagatggcgacggccagctcgtctctactttacgcttcagaacagCTTATCGTAATattatgggtgacgtcacggacactacgtccatattttttacacactttttacagtctatggacaTACTACTTTATCATCTTTAACAGACTCTGTCGTTTAGTTACGTGTATCCCGTCAgcgtttaactgccctgtcaatcatcgtcacagttcaaatcctccacattcagtttaatctcctgccgtatcagagagaaatgtagccgctcgttgatttcccatgtgtgggtctttaatgcagagactcttctcatgtgtttgcagtttaaatataatgacgcatttaaaagttaatggccaaacgtgtcattaaaaaagttcacaatgctgctgccggtgaaatataatgtggacaacactgaataaatatctttatGTCAGGTTACATACTGATAATCGACCATtcaaacctttatctaaacccctctacttaaccgtcggactcacacatccgtcatgtttgtagttttttaacactttttatccgcgtttgtagttctaattgaATCCTCGTACAACTCGCAATGgattgtgggtaatatcagccgttagagtgcccattgATCCACACTTCAAATTCTGACTGGatatagtaaaccatccgggtatctttggaagactcttttcagcatactacgatttgggacatactaattctatttttgaGTACTGTTTAGTacggatagtatgcgaattgggacgcagtgTCGGTTTGCTTAGGACCACTGCTTTACATTTCCCTTTGACCTCTTGTGTGTCTTCCGTCCTCATCAACATTTCTCTCCTGTGACTGTAATGCGTGTGTTTCAGGTCAGCTGAAGGGTCAGTCTCCGCTCCAAGTCGCGCGCACCgtggcgtgtgtgtgtctgggcaTTTTCTCTCAGTATTACCTGCTCAGGTGTGTGTCGGGGCTGTCGTGCAGCTCGGCTCTGCTGGTCATGCTTCTGTGTCGAGCCATGTTCTCCCTGCCGTACATACACGTCAACATATTTCAGGTGAGATATAACCGCCCAGACAATGGCAAAAAAGGAAACGATCGGACTTACAGTTTTACCTGACTGACAAcgccctagcaacaccctaacaaccaccaTCATGACCCTTATCTTCACTATCTCAATTCAATTATTTATACCACTTATTTTCATAAAATTAGTTTTTGCATGTTTAGAAAAATGATACTGCTTATCttcagaaaatattaaaatatgggtttgtttgttttttgcatgcttctaaaatataaattatattcattttttacaataactatcttcagaaaatatacaaaatatagttattttgcatgcttataaaatattatttatatttttaacaaCACTCATcttcagaatatatatatatttttaatttcaatgactataaattatataaaaaacgAATTATCATATATTCTGATTTTTAAAGTTGTTTTTGCATGCTCAAAAAATGtaaactaaattatttatactaCTTATCTTCAgaaaattatacaaatatagtttttttgcatgtttaaaaaatataaataaaattatacagattattttccaaaatataaaatatacatacatatatatatatatatatatatatatatatatatatatatatatatatatatatatatatatatatatatatatatatatatatatatatatatatatatgcaaaaacaactataattttacattttctgaagacaattattggaaaaacatctatataatttatattttagaatatatatatatatatattctaaaatataaattatatagatGTTTTTACAATAATTGTcttctgaaaatgtaaaaatatagttGTTTTTGCATGcctctaaaatataaaaattcaaTTATTTACACTAATTACCTtcagaaaatataaaacatttagttgTTTTTGCAAGCTATAATTTATGTATGCTCAGAaagtataaattaaattatttacactacttcagaaaatataaaaaaaaatgtttttgcacacttctaaaatataaattatataaaaatcttTACACTAATTATcttcaaaaaatataaaaaatataacagtttctGCATAGTGGCAGAGAAATGACACACTGAAGTGTGTGTTGGCCGTGGCTCTGAGTTTGAGGCAGTGTGTCGTCACATGACCCACTAACAGCAGAAAGTCTCTCCGTACAGTAAAACTCCAGCACTCTCGGGATCACGAGAGTAATCCGAGTGTGAACTCTTGCAGCTCTTCGTCTAAAGTCTGCATCAGTCCATTCCTCTCTTTGTGTCTCTCTCCATCCCCCCCCCCTCAATACGGCTTTGTTCTGCTCTCCTGCTCGCGGAGGTTCATGGGGGTCGTTTATAGAAAAAAGTCGAACGGCAGAGAACAATTCACACATGATTTTCCCAGGCAAAGGGAGAATGTACTTCTGTGTTGTGCTGATCCTCTGAGGTATTTTTGCTGGTTTGAAGCTTTGTAAAGGCCTGCCCTGAGTGtttcagtatgtgtgtgtgtgatgcattTATGTGCTGGTGTCAGTTTTGTGTAGTTCGGGCCCCTGTGGCGTCTGTCAGGCAGTTTTAGTCTGTTCaaagatcacacacacacaccaagaaTCACTAAAAGGGTCATTTTATTGTTGTAGTTTTCCGTGGCATGacctcattaaagggttagttcaccaaaaaataaaaattctgtcattaattacttaccctaatgtcgttgaacacccgtcagacctccgttcatcttcacacacagatgaagatattagtgttgaaatccgatggctcagaaaggccttcattgacaccaatgtcatttcctctctaaaGACCCATaaaaagacgtcgttacaaagcccatctcactacagtggctctacaatcattttatgaagttttGTTGCGCAAATAACCCCACTAAATAACGACTgatgatggccgatttcaaaacaaagcttctaaacgttatgaatcagtgaatcaattcaGGATTCAgattcatgaatcaatatgctgattcataataGTTTggaactttgttttgaaatcggccatcactatatacagtcttgttcaaaataatagcagtacaatgtgactaaccagaataatcaaggtttttagtatattttttattgctacgtggcaaacaagttaccagtaggttcagtagattctcagaaaacaaatgagacccagcattcatgatatgcacgctcttaaggctgtgcaattgggcaattagttgaaaggggtgtgttcaaaaaaatagcagtgtctacctttgactgtacaaactcaaaactattttgtacaaacattttttttctgggatttagcaatcctgtgaatcactaaactaatatttagttgtatgaccacagttttttaaaactgcttgacatctgtgtggcatggagtcaaccaacttgtggcacctctcagctgttattccactccatgattctttaacaacattccacaattcattcacatttcttggttttgcttcagaaacagcatttgtgatatcaccccacaagttctcaattggattaaggtctggagattgggctggccactccataacattaattttgttggtttggaaccaagactttgcccgtttactagtgtgttttgggtcattgtcttgttgaaacaaccgtttcaagggcatgtcctcttcagcatagggcaacatgacctcttcaagtattttaacatatgcaaactgatccatgatccctggtatgcgataaataggcccaacaccatagtaggagaaacatgcccatatcatgatgcttgcacctccatgcttcactgtcttcactgtgtactgtggcttgaattcagagtttgggggtcgtctcacaaactgcctgtggcccttggacccaaaaagaacaattttactctcatcagtccacaaaatgttcctccatttctctttaggccagttgatgtgttctttggcaaattgtaacctcttctgcacatgccttttttttaacagagggactttgcgggggattcttgaaaatagattagcttcacacagacgtcttctaactgtcacagtacttacaggtaactccagactgtctttgatcatcctggtggtgatcattggctgagcctttgccattctggttattcttctatccattttgatggttgtcttccgttttcttccacgtctctctggttttgctctccattttaaggcattggagatcgttttagctgaacagcctatcattttttgcacctctttataggttttcccctctctaatcaactttttaatcaaagtacgctgttcttctgaacaatgtcttgaacgacccattttcctcagctttcaaatgcatgttcaacaagtgttggcttcatccttaaataggggccacctgattcacacctgtttcttcacaaaattgatgacctcagtgattgaatgccacactgctatttttttgaacacacccctttcaactaattcaactaattgcccaattgcacagccttaagagcgtgcatatcatgaatgctgggtctcatttgttttctgagaatctactgaacctactggtaacttgtttgccacgtagcaataaaaaatatactaaaaaccttgattattctggttagtcacattgtactgctattattttgaacaagactgtaagtcgttatttcgttttttggGGCAAAAAAACTATTCCcgtggcttcataaaatgattgtagagccgctgtagtgagatgggctttgtaacgacgtctttagtgcctttatgggtctttagagaggaaatgacattggtgtcaatgaaggcctttctgagccatcggatttcaacactaatatcttcatctgtgtgtgaagatgagcggaggtctgacggctggccaacgacatgagagtgaggaattaatgacacccaaaatttcatttttgggtgaacacaCCCTTTAAGTTACTCTCCATGTCTCTGCTTTTACAGCACATCGGGCTGCCGATGTTTTCTGCCACCGGCCGTCCCAAACGGATCTACCAGATGACGCACGGCGTCCTGAACCTGCCCCGAAACCCTCTGCTGGACTGGACCTTTGGCCATTCCCTCATCAGCTGCCATGTCGAGCATCACCTCTTCCCGTTCCTGTCCGACAACATGTGCCTGAAGGTGTGTGTTCATACAGCCCAAGCGGCTCCTCCCActatctctcttgaagccagtACGGAAGTGACtaaaactgcaattcatcgactggccactagagtctggctccagaaggagcagaatctttTTGAGCCCCATGTTATTAAGTccactttacagcagaaaacaacatgtttacagccaggtacaaattgtggttttggtctatacggctaattttgacctttatTACAACTGAGGgcggtgaatttttttataactcattcgtttacattatataaagccttaaagttataCATAATTAAGGGCTTTggtactttgagtgacaggtggatagccatttatccgccgtctatagtcattgcgtcaccaaagctcctcccacatcccgcctctttgcccattttctgttagtGACACGCGAAGATgc is a genomic window containing:
- the fads6 gene encoding fatty acid desaturase 6, which translates into the protein MQNIPEKRRESGRASRDGEGRAAADSEGDAQGKQADAERETLMMELTRLVQKRVRESSWWERRGVDCTILTAAFISLPAGFLLLGSSQPVCVLLGLLIMGVAHAVITVKGTHLSSHGALSESPAWADFWAVFFIEVCGSFSARAGVQGHIKMHHAHTNVIGLGDSSTWKMPFLPRSVYLFIAPLAVPIITPIVAVGQLKGQSPLQVARTVACVCLGIFSQYYLLRCVSGLSCSSALLVMLLCRAMFSLPYIHVNIFQHIGLPMFSATGRPKRIYQMTHGVLNLPRNPLLDWTFGHSLISCHVEHHLFPFLSDNMCLKVKPIVSQYLKEKKLPYQEDGYVSRLRLFFRRYQELMVFAPPITDLVGVQ